A portion of the Glycine max cultivar Williams 82 chromosome 10, Glycine_max_v4.0, whole genome shotgun sequence genome contains these proteins:
- the LOC102666080 gene encoding protein TRANSPARENT TESTA 9 → MLRSLWRSIDRFSFQHFQYVINELQKIKVVDQNNRELVVDLLQSVVEIVTYGYRQDPQIFECFMERQVLADFVRILKISQDSKIEGPLLQYLSIMIQNMDSEHAIFYCVSNGYINNIILHPYKFDGGDLALYYVSFLRAISNKINRDTLCLLVNVQGDVVVSFPFYTEAPRFAQHEEKIIQTAILL, encoded by the exons ATGTTGCGCTCTCTCTGGCGATCCATCGATCGCTTCTCTTTTCAACACTTCCA ATATGTAATCAACGAACTGCAGAAAATCAAAGTTGTGGACCAGAATAACAGG GAGCTTGTGGTGGATTTGTTGCAATCTGTTGTGGAGATTGTGACTTATGGTTATAGACAAGATCCTCAAATTTTTGA GTGTTTCATGGAACGACAAGTGCTGGCGGACTTTGTTCGCATACTTAAGATTAGTCAAGATTCGAAAATTGAGGGGCCACTGCTTCAGTATTTGAGTATAATGATTCAAAACATGGATAGTGAACATGCAATTT TTTATTGTGTCAGCAATGGTTATATCAACAACATTATTTTGCATCCCTACAAATTTGATGGGGGAGATCTAGCTCTATACTATGTTTCTTTCCTAAG GGCAATTAGCAATAAAATAAACAGAGACACACTTTGCCTTCTTGTGAATGTTCAGGGG GATGTTGTAGTCTCTTTTCCCTTCTACACTGAAGCTCCAAGATTTGCTCAGCATGAAGAAAAGATTATTCAGACAGCTATACTGCTTTAG